From the genome of Mixophyes fleayi isolate aMixFle1 chromosome 2, aMixFle1.hap1, whole genome shotgun sequence, one region includes:
- the STRIP1 gene encoding striatin-interacting protein 1: MEASGSLIVNNKMRTGIGGIGTGSPQPGKGREYNRNQRKDSEGYSESPDLEFVYADSDRWAAELSELYSYTEGPEFQLNRKCFEEDLRLHVPDKTWTELDVSQQRAHTMRLLDALEVTAREKRLKVARAVLYVAQGTFGQCSSEAEVQTWQRHNIFLLLEAGAFNALVELLNMEVENSAACSNAVRKPAISLADSTDLRVLLNIMYLIVDTLREEGETDSEEWKTIRQTFRAELGSPLYNNEPFAVMLFGMVTKFCSGHAPHFPMKKVLLLLWKTVLCTLGGFEELQKMKAEKREILRLPPLPEDSIKVIRSMRAASPPASASDLIEQQQRRGRREHKALIKQDNLDAFNERDPYKTDDSRDEEEENDEDNSLEGEPFSLEREEVMPPSVTQPPADRLALPKGLPWAPKVREKDIEIFLESSRSKFIGYTLGSDTDTVVGLPRPIHESIRTLKLHKYTSIAEIQIRLEEEFLRCPLSGGEEEVEQVPAEILYQGLLSSLPQYMIALLKILLAAAPTSKAKTDSINILADVLPEEMPTTVLQSMKLGVDVNRHKEIIVKAISAVLLLLLKHFKLNHVYQMEYMAQHLVFANCIPLILKFFNQNIMSYITAKNSISVLDYPYCVVHELPELTAESLEAGDNNRFCWRNLFSCINLLRILNKLTKWKHSRTMMLVVFKSAPILKRALKVKQAMMQLYVLKLLKVQTKYLGRQWRKSNMKTMSAIYQKVRHRLNDDWAYGNDLDARPWDFQAEECALRANIERFNSRRYDRTHRNHDFLPVDNCLQSVLGQHVELPEDFQMNYDLWLEREVFSKPISWEELLQ; encoded by the exons ATGGAGGCCTCCGGGTCGCTGATTGTTAACAACAAAATGAGAACCGGAATCGGTGGAATTGGCACTGGGAGTCCTCAACCGGGAAAAGGTCGAGAATATAACCGCAACCAGCGCAAGGACTCAGAG GGTTACTCAGAATCCCCAGATCTAGAATTTGTATATGCTGACTCAGACCGATGGGCTGCTGAGTTATCAG AACTCTACAGTTACACAGAGGGCCCAGAATTCCAGTTGAATAGGAAATGTTTTGAAGAGGACTTGCGGTTACATG TGCCCGATAAAACATGGACAGAGTTGGATGTGTCCCAGCAGCGTGCTCACACCATGCGGCTTCTGGATGCGTTAGAGGTCACAGCCAGGGAGAAAAGGCTCAAAGTCGCCCGGGCTGTTCTGTATGTAGCACAGG GTACTTTTGGGCAGTGTAGTTCTGAGGCCGAGGTGCAGACCTGGCAGCGACATAACATCTTTCTGCTTCTAGAAGCAGGCGCATTTAATGCACTGGTGGAACTTCTGAACATGGAAGTTGA AAACAGTGCGGCTTGTAGTAATGCTGTAAGGAAGCCTGCAATCTCTCTGGCTGACAGTACAGATCTTCG tgttCTATTGAACATAATGTACCTGATTGTGGACACATTGCGAGAAGAAGGTGAAACTGATAGTGAGGAGTGGAAAACCATTAGGCAGACATTCCGTGCAGAGCTAG GATCCCCTCTGTATAACAATGAACCATTTGCTGTGATGCTGTTTGGTATGGTCACAAAATTCTGCAGTGGTCATGCACCACATTTTCCCATGAAAAAAGTGCTGTTGCTGCTGTGGAAGACAGTGTTG TGCACCCTGGGTGGATTTGAAGAACTGCAGAAAATGAAAGCTGAAAAGCGGGAGATCTTGAGACTACCTCCTCTCCCCGAAGATAGCATTAAAGTTATTCGCAGTATGAGAGCAGCATCTCCGCCAGCATCCGCTTCTGATCTCATTGAACAACAGCAGAGAAGAGGTCGGCGGGAACACAAG gctctcattaaacaGGATAACCTTGATGCTTTTAATGAGCGTGACCCCTACAAAACGGATGATTCTCGTGATGAAGAGGAGGAAAATGATGAAGATAACAGCCTAGAAGGAGAACCTTTCTCTTTGGAACGGGAAGAGGTGATGCCACCATCAGTAACCCAACCACCTGCCGATCGTCTTGCTTTACCGAAAGGTTTGCCTTGGGCACCTAAAGTAAG GGAAAAAGATATTGAGATATTCTTGGAATCAAGTCGCAGTAAGTTCATTGGATATACTCTTGGAAG TGACACTGATACAGTAGTTGGTTTACCTCGTCCCATCCATGAGAGTATTCGCACTCTAAAGTTG CACAAGTACACATCTATTGCTGAGATCCAAATTCGCCTAGAGGAAGAGTTCTTGAGATGTCCACTGTCGGGG GGGGAAGAGGAAGTTGAGCAAGTACCTGCAGAAATCCTCTACCAGGGACTCCTGTCTAGTCTGCCTCAATATATG ATTGCCTTACTGAAGATCCTGCTTGCTGCTGCTCCTACTTCCAAAGCCAAGACGGACTCGATTAATATTCTTGCGGATGTTCTTCCGGAGGAGATGCC AACCACTGTTCTGCAGAGCATGAAACTTGGGGTAGATGTGAATCGACACAAAGAGATTATTGTTAAAGCCATTTCTGCTGTGCTGCTACTATTACTGAAACACTTCAAGCTAAATCACGTTTATCAG ATGGAATATATGGCTCAGCACCTGGTGTTTGCGAACTGTATCCCTTTGATATTAaaattttttaatcaaaatattatGTCGTACATCACAGCTAAAAACAG TATTTCAGTCCTTGATTACCCGTATTGTGTGGTCCATGAGCTTCCAGAGCTAACAGCAGAGAGTCTG GAAGCTGGAGATAATAATCGTTTTTGTTGGAGGAATCTGTTTTCCTGCATAAATCTTCTGCGCATCTTAAACAAGCTAACAAAGTGGAAACACTCCAGGACTATG ATGCTTGTGGTTTTTAAGTCTGCCCCCATCCTAAAAAGAGCTCTTAAAGTTAAACAAGCCATGATGCAGCTGTATGTACTTAAGTTGCTGAAAGTCCAGACAAAGTACCTTGGACGACAGTGGAGGAAAAGCAACATGAAAACTATGTCGGCTATTTACCAGAAAGTCAGGCATCGCCTCAATGATGACTGGGCATATGGGAATG ATCTTGATGCACGTCCCTGGGATTTTCAAGCTGAGGAATGTGCGCTTAGAGCCAACATTGAGCGCTTTAACTCTCGGCGATATGACCGAACTCATAGGAACCATGACTTCCTTCCTGTGGACAATTGTCTTCAGAGTGTGCTGGGTCAACACGTGGAGCTGCCAGAAGACTTTCAGATGAATTATGACCTGTGGCTTGAGAGAGAAGTGTTTTCTAAACCAATATCATGGGAGGAGTTGCTGCAATAA